In Alphaproteobacteria bacterium, the DNA window GACATCGCGGTGGCCGGCTCGCAGAAGGGCTTCATGCTGCCGACGGGTCTCGCCATCGTCTGCGTCAGTCAAAAGGCGTTGAAAGCAGGCGAAACCGCGAAATTGCCGCGCTGCTTCTTCGACTATCGCGACATGATCAAGGCCAATGCACAGGGCTATTTCCCTTATACGCCGGCGACGACCCTGTTGCGCGGCCTGCGGGCGTCGGTCGACATGCTGCTCGAAGAGGGCTTGGAGAATGTTTTCGCCCGCCACAAACGGCTGGCGAGCGCGGTGCGTGCTGCGGTGGAAGGATGGGGTTTGCGCACATGCGCGCAAGGGCCGCAATGGCACTCCGACACAGTCACAGCGGTCGTTGTCCCGGAAGGCTTCGATGCCAATGACGTCATCAAGAGGGGCTACTACCGTTATGATCTGTCGCTCGGCACTGGGCTCAACAAGGTCAATGGCAAGGTTTTCCGCATCGGCCATCTCGGTTGGCTTAACGAGATCATGGTCATGCAAACCCTCGGCGGCGTTGAACTCGCGATGCGCGACGTCGGCATACCATTCGAACCGGGTGCAGGCGTTGGCGCGGCGGTGCGCTATCTCTCCGAGGCCGGCCAGGCCGTCCGGATAGCAGCCGAATAAATTTTCTTCCGCTGAAGCCCGAGTTCTGTTTCGCATCGGGCATCGGGGCGAGCTCGACGAACCTCGGCAGCAAGGCGACTGTTGCGCTTTTTGCGCAACGGTCATGACCAAAGACAAGCCCACGACGGAAAGCGAAGTGTTTCACCACCGCGGCGCCAAAGGGGTGGTTCGCGCTTAGACGAGAGGATACACAATGAGAGTTATCGAACGAGTTTCGGCGACGGAGCCAACGCCGGCGTTCGGTGCGGACTATACGATCCAAGCCGTGGACCCTGTGCTGTGGGAAGCGATCGAGGACGAGCACCGGCGCCAGCACGATCACATCGAGCTCATCGCCTCGGAAAACTATGTCAGCCCCGCAGTGATGCAGGCACAAGGGTCGCAACTAACGAATAAATACGCCGAGGGTTACCCAGGCAGGCGCTACTATGGCGGTTGCGAATTCGTCGACATCGTCGAACAATTAGCGATTGATCGCGTCAAGACACTGTTCGGCGCCGAGTACGCCAATGTGCAGCCGCACTCGGGATCGCAGGCCAATCAGGCTGTGTATCTGGCCGTCCTCAAGCCCGGCGACACGATCCTCGGTATGTCTCTTGCGCACGGCGGTCATCTCACTCACGGTGCGTCGGTCAATGTGAGCGGCAAACTGTTTCATGCAGTGGGATATGGACTTCATCCTGACACGGAGGAGATCGACTATGACTGCGTCCAACGACTTGCCAGCGAGCACAAACCGAAAATGATCGTCGCCGGCGCGTCGGCCTATTCGCGAGTCATCGATTGGCGGCGCTTTCGCGAGATCGCGGATTCAGTCGGCGCCTATCTCTTCGTCGACATGGCGCACTATGCCGGCCTGGTGGCGGCGCGACTCTATCCCAATCCAGTTGGCATCGCCGACTTCGTCACCAGTACGACCCACAAGACGCTCCGCGGCCCGCGCGGCGGCTTCATCCTCGCGGGCGAGCAGCACGCGAAGGCGCTCAATTCGATCGTGTTTCCGGCGCTGCAGGGCGGCCCTCTGATGCATGTGATCGCGGCTAAGGCGGTGGCATTCAAGGAAGCGCTCGATCCCAAGTTCAAGGATTATCAGAATCGGGTCCTCGACAATTCTCACACAATGGCGCGGGTCCTGGCGGAGCGCGGCCTTCGGATCGTCTCCGGCGGAACCGACTCACACATGTTTCTCGTCGATCTCAGACCGAAGAAGATTACCGGAAAAGACGCGGAAGCCGCACTCGGCCGCGCACAGATCACCATCAATAAGAATGCGATCCCGCATGACCCGGAGAAGCCTGCGGTGACTTCCGGGCTGAGGGTCGGAGCGGCGGCCATGACGACCCGAGGGTTCGGCGAATCCGAGGCGAAGAGGGTCGCCAATCTCGTTGCCGATGTTCTGGAGGC includes these proteins:
- the glyA gene encoding serine hydroxymethyltransferase; this encodes MRVIERVSATEPTPAFGADYTIQAVDPVLWEAIEDEHRRQHDHIELIASENYVSPAVMQAQGSQLTNKYAEGYPGRRYYGGCEFVDIVEQLAIDRVKTLFGAEYANVQPHSGSQANQAVYLAVLKPGDTILGMSLAHGGHLTHGASVNVSGKLFHAVGYGLHPDTEEIDYDCVQRLASEHKPKMIVAGASAYSRVIDWRRFREIADSVGAYLFVDMAHYAGLVAARLYPNPVGIADFVTSTTHKTLRGPRGGFILAGEQHAKALNSIVFPALQGGPLMHVIAAKAVAFKEALDPKFKDYQNRVLDNSHTMARVLAERGLRIVSGGTDSHMFLVDLRPKKITGKDAEAALGRAQITINKNAIPHDPEKPAVTSGLRVGAAAMTTRGFGESEAKRVANLVADVLEAPNDVGVISAVATKVQSLCDAFPVYTEA
- a CDS encoding serine--glyoxylate aminotransferase — translated: DIAVAGSQKGFMLPTGLAIVCVSQKALKAGETAKLPRCFFDYRDMIKANAQGYFPYTPATTLLRGLRASVDMLLEEGLENVFARHKRLASAVRAAVEGWGLRTCAQGPQWHSDTVTAVVVPEGFDANDVIKRGYYRYDLSLGTGLNKVNGKVFRIGHLGWLNEIMVMQTLGGVELAMRDVGIPFEPGAGVGAAVRYLSEAGQAVRIAAE